One genomic segment of Armatimonadota bacterium includes these proteins:
- a CDS encoding PIN domain nuclease: MQCAPSGEARSRVVGCAAGRGSEMSFLIDTSAWIEFFKPRGHPQVKRRVAAALAEGLVVTASPVVVELLAGLDERLPAHAAAVERIRAMELLDASWEACAAAAGVARALNRRGQRVPTVDLMIAGIVRARDCEIWHAGDRHFALIERAGGPRQRDVSD; the protein is encoded by the coding sequence ATGCAATGCGCACCGAGCGGTGAAGCACGATCCCGTGTCGTCGGTTGCGCAGCCGGTAGAGGGTCGGAGATGAGCTTCCTGATAGACACCTCGGCCTGGATTGAATTCTTCAAGCCGCGCGGTCACCCACAGGTCAAACGCCGCGTGGCTGCGGCGTTGGCCGAGGGCCTTGTTGTGACGGCGTCGCCTGTCGTGGTGGAACTGCTGGCCGGGTTGGATGAGCGCCTTCCGGCCCATGCTGCGGCAGTCGAACGGATCCGGGCAATGGAGTTGCTCGATGCCTCGTGGGAGGCGTGCGCCGCCGCCGCGGGCGTCGCCCGTGCCCTGAACCGTCGAGGTCAGCGGGTGCCCACGGTGGATCTCATGATCGCGGGGATCGTCCGCGCCCGGGATTGCGAGATCTGGCATGCGGGAGACCGGCACTTCGCCTTGATCGAGCGGGCAGGCGGTCCAAGGCAGCGTGACGTCTCTGACTAG
- a CDS encoding type II toxin-antitoxin system VapB family antitoxin produces MPRMMVTIDDALLAEARRLTGARTKRETIEIALREAVRRRKLAELAAMAGRVDIRLTRRRLDAMRTER; encoded by the coding sequence GTGCCGCGCATGATGGTGACGATTGACGACGCGCTGCTTGCCGAGGCGCGGCGGCTGACGGGTGCCCGCACGAAGCGGGAGACCATTGAGATCGCGCTTCGAGAAGCCGTCCGGCGACGCAAGCTCGCGGAGCTCGCCGCGATGGCGGGCCGGGTTGACATCCGGCTCACGCGACGGCGGCTCGATGCAATGCGCACCGAGCGGTGA